From the genome of Lotus japonicus ecotype B-129 chromosome 6, LjGifu_v1.2, one region includes:
- the LOC130725376 gene encoding uncharacterized protein LOC130725376: protein MCCKDFLDAAEDGYVWRRVSLDTFPLIQWLPNDKVSSFLNRCKEYGNMESLYREGLQKYFDYPNGKIDGLEIFKVAAQKGHKEAKYVYERNLLAPLSMFGSSSNSEDVADSWVMDKAIAKDRTKRCFFPVWVFFFPFVLPLVHELKYS, encoded by the exons ATGTGTTGCAAAGATTTTCTTGACGCTGCTGAAGATGGATATGTTTGGCGTAGAGTTTCTTTGGACACATTCCCATTAATCCAGTGGCTTCCCAATGACAAAGTATCGTCGTTCTTGAACCGTTGCAAGGAATATGGAAATATGGAGAGCTTGTATAGAGAAGGGTTGCAAAAATATTTTGATTATCCAAATGGAAAGATTGATGGTCTTGAGATCTTTAAGGTAGCCGCTCAAAAGGGTCACAAGGAAGCAAAATATGTGTATG AAAGGAACCTACTTGCTCCTCTAAGCATGTTCGGTTCTTCATCAAATTCTGAAGATGTTGCTGACAGCTGGGTTATGGACAAAGCCATTGCCAAAGATAGAACAAAGAGG TGTTTCTTCCCTGTCTgggttttcttttttccttttgttttacCTCTTGTACATGAATTGAAGTACTCATAG